The following proteins come from a genomic window of Streptomyces sp. NBC_00539:
- a CDS encoding hydroxyacid dehydrogenase, giving the protein MSPGTRAAVLSGRVLPKLVRVADLDPELLLSDFRDDDPGLSHRLAEAEVLFTSWGCPSLDADALERMPRLRAVVHAAGSVKHHVTDACWDRGLLVSSAAAANAVPVAEYTLAAILFSNKRVLESAHAYRSARGPMDLLDRYPTVGNYRRTVGLIGASLIGRRVLELLRPFDLRVLVHDPYADQAEIAALGGESCVLDQLLSRSDVVSLHAPELPGTRHLLDAARLALMPDGATLINTARGSLVDTAALTEELVTGRLHAVLDHTEPEVLPEGSPLFNLPNVLLTPHVAGSLGGELDRLAATAVGELERYARGLAFRYPVDPDRLAYSA; this is encoded by the coding sequence ATGAGCCCCGGCACCCGGGCAGCCGTTCTCAGCGGCCGGGTGCTGCCCAAGCTGGTACGGGTCGCCGACTTGGACCCCGAACTCCTGTTGAGCGACTTCCGCGACGACGACCCGGGGTTGAGCCACCGCCTCGCCGAAGCGGAGGTGCTGTTCACCAGCTGGGGCTGCCCGTCCCTCGACGCCGACGCGCTGGAGCGGATGCCCCGGCTGCGTGCCGTCGTCCACGCCGCGGGCAGCGTCAAGCACCATGTGACCGACGCCTGCTGGGACCGCGGTCTGCTGGTTTCCAGTGCTGCCGCCGCCAACGCGGTGCCGGTCGCCGAGTACACGCTCGCCGCGATCCTGTTCTCCAACAAGCGGGTGCTGGAGTCCGCCCACGCCTACCGTTCGGCCCGTGGTCCCATGGATCTGCTGGACCGCTATCCGACCGTCGGGAACTACCGCCGTACCGTCGGTCTCATCGGTGCCTCGCTCATCGGACGGCGGGTGCTCGAGCTGCTGCGCCCGTTCGACCTGAGGGTGCTGGTGCACGACCCGTACGCCGACCAGGCCGAGATCGCGGCGCTCGGCGGCGAGTCCTGTGTGCTCGACCAACTGCTCAGCCGTAGTGACGTGGTGAGCCTGCACGCGCCCGAGCTGCCCGGGACCCGTCACCTCCTGGACGCCGCCCGGCTGGCCCTGATGCCCGACGGTGCCACGCTGATCAACACCGCCCGGGGGTCCCTCGTGGACACCGCGGCGCTGACGGAAGAACTGGTCACAGGGAGGCTGCACGCCGTGCTCGACCACACCGAGCCCGAGGTGCTGCCCGAGGGTTCGCCGCTCTTCAACCTGCCGAACGTGCTCCTCACCCCTCATGTGGCCGGCTCACTGGGCGGTGAACTGGACCGCCTGGCCGCGACGGCCGTCGGAGAGCTGGAGCGCTACGCCCGCGGCCTGGCCTTCCGCTACCCGGTCGACCCGGACCGGCTGGCCTACTCCGCCTGA
- a CDS encoding carbohydrate ABC transporter permease, with product MTTAVTPGRRPHSRPRLHPRSRPRSRPRILSRTAVNAALLLVAAYTLMPLAWLVLAATKDRRDLFATGPYSPGGFNLLANLGDVFTYDNGIFGRWLANSLLYTVAGAALSALISVACGYAFHAYEFRHKERLFGVVLAGVLVPATVLQLPLYLMASAAGAVNTYWAYLLPALVNPFGVYLARVFAEGYVPHEVLAAARVDGAGELRLFAHVSLPMLWPGFVTIFLFTFTAIWNNFYGALTMLNDERLYPVSLGLFMWNRSVYQQPELYPLVITGSLVSVLPLVLAFLGLQRFWRSGLTAGAVK from the coding sequence ATGACCACCGCCGTGACCCCCGGCCGCCGCCCGCACTCCCGTCCTCGGCTCCACCCCCGCTCCCGCCCCCGCTCCCGCCCCCGCATCCTGTCCAGGACAGCCGTCAACGCCGCGCTCCTCCTCGTCGCCGCCTACACCCTGATGCCCCTCGCCTGGCTCGTGCTGGCCGCGACCAAGGACCGCCGGGACCTCTTCGCCACCGGCCCGTACTCCCCCGGCGGCTTCAACCTCCTCGCCAACCTCGGCGACGTCTTCACCTACGACAACGGCATCTTCGGGCGCTGGCTCGCCAACAGCCTCCTGTACACCGTGGCCGGCGCCGCCCTCTCCGCCCTGATCAGCGTTGCCTGCGGCTACGCCTTCCACGCCTACGAGTTCCGCCACAAGGAACGGCTCTTCGGCGTGGTCCTCGCGGGGGTGCTCGTACCGGCAACCGTCCTCCAGTTGCCCCTTTACCTCATGGCCTCGGCCGCCGGGGCCGTGAACACCTACTGGGCCTATCTCCTGCCCGCCCTCGTCAACCCCTTCGGCGTCTATCTGGCCCGCGTCTTCGCCGAGGGCTACGTCCCGCACGAAGTGCTGGCCGCCGCCCGCGTCGACGGGGCGGGTGAACTGCGGCTCTTCGCCCACGTGTCGCTGCCGATGCTGTGGCCGGGCTTTGTGACGATCTTCCTGTTCACCTTCACGGCCATCTGGAACAACTTCTACGGGGCCCTGACCATGCTGAACGACGAGCGGCTCTACCCCGTCAGTCTGGGCCTGTTCATGTGGAACCGCAGCGTCTACCAGCAGCCCGAGCTGTACCCGCTCGTCATCACCGGATCCCTCGTCTCCGTCCTCCCGCTCGTGCTCGCCTTCCTCGGACTCCAGCGTTTCTGGCGCTCGGGTCTCACCGCAGGAGCCGTCAAGTGA
- a CDS encoding substrate-binding domain-containing protein, which yields MRPHVDQRQAQVLALVRERGSVRVADLARELGISPVTLRRDIEAMAARGEIHRMHGVISRVERRPPEAASAKASERPGTRAGLVIGMVVPTTEYYYADVVRGAREVVEARGARLTVGLTRYLPGEDRTQADRLLSTGADGLLLTPNWEAGAPGPGEGAWTAGLPVPTVLVERWAPAGHPAAALDRVGSDHAHGAALAVQHLVERGHRRIALASQETPTTGRLRSGYEAAVAALGLEPAPPWPAGGSAEPLTVAQRFARTLDYLCEAVTVGGVSAALIHSDTDAIMLIPRLQARGVRVPEDLAVITYDDEVAGLADVPLTAVAPAKREVGARAAGLLLDRLGGAGQGGAGQHLELLPRLTVRS from the coding sequence TTGAGACCACATGTCGACCAGCGCCAGGCGCAGGTGCTCGCGCTCGTCCGGGAGCGGGGCAGCGTGCGCGTCGCGGACCTGGCCCGGGAGCTCGGCATCTCGCCGGTGACGCTGCGGCGGGACATCGAGGCGATGGCGGCCCGGGGCGAGATCCACCGGATGCACGGGGTGATCAGCCGGGTGGAGCGGCGGCCGCCCGAAGCGGCGAGCGCCAAGGCGTCCGAGCGGCCCGGCACGCGGGCCGGTCTGGTGATCGGGATGGTGGTGCCGACCACCGAGTACTACTACGCCGACGTGGTGCGGGGAGCCCGGGAGGTGGTCGAGGCGCGGGGTGCGCGGCTGACGGTCGGGCTGACCCGGTACCTGCCGGGCGAGGACCGTACGCAGGCGGACCGGCTCCTGTCGACCGGGGCCGACGGGCTGCTGCTGACGCCGAACTGGGAGGCGGGTGCGCCCGGCCCCGGGGAGGGCGCCTGGACGGCCGGGCTCCCGGTGCCGACGGTGCTGGTGGAGAGGTGGGCGCCGGCCGGGCACCCGGCGGCCGCGCTGGACCGGGTGGGGTCGGACCACGCGCACGGGGCGGCGCTCGCGGTGCAGCACCTGGTGGAGCGGGGGCACCGGCGGATCGCGCTGGCCAGCCAGGAGACGCCGACGACCGGGCGGCTGCGGTCGGGGTACGAGGCGGCGGTGGCGGCGCTCGGCCTGGAGCCGGCTCCGCCGTGGCCGGCCGGCGGTTCCGCGGAGCCGCTGACGGTGGCGCAACGGTTCGCCCGGACGCTGGACTACCTGTGCGAGGCGGTGACGGTGGGCGGGGTCAGCGCCGCCCTGATCCACAGCGACACGGACGCCATCATGCTGATCCCCCGGCTCCAGGCGCGCGGCGTGCGGGTGCCGGAGGACCTGGCGGTGATCACGTACGACGACGAGGTGGCCGGGCTGGCCGACGTACCGCTCACGGCGGTGGCGCCGGCGAAGCGGGAGGTCGGCGCGCGGGCGGCGGGGCTGTTGCTGGACCGGCTGGGGGGCGCGGGACAGGGCGGGGCGGGCCAGCACCTGGAACTGCTGCCGCGGCTGACGGTTCGTTCGTGA